In the Telopea speciosissima isolate NSW1024214 ecotype Mountain lineage chromosome 6, Tspe_v1, whole genome shotgun sequence genome, CATTAGTTTAAAGGCTTCTTATAACTTGCACCCAAGTGTGCTTAAGAGTTTTAGGGATTTTTCagtaaaataagaaacaagTCATTAAACAATTGGATCTCCATAGATAAGTATACAGATTCAACCTTGACACTTTTAGGAGCCCATTCTAAATCACAGAGGGACCTCAAAACAAGTACATCATGGAAGAAAAAACATTATAGTGCTCCTTAGATTTGGCTTATAGTTTTGTACAAGCAACTGTTGTATGAAGAACGAAATTATTGCAGACATGAAGGAAGCACAGACGTCTTATGCATTTATAGGTTTTTCTGACCCCAGTCTCTGGGAGACACGGAGAAAAAGGCCTCCATCAATGTGAAGATTGAGCATGGTTCTGTAGTGGACTGGTTTCTTTTCATCATTCAGCTTGAACACAAAGCAGCCTAACAGGAGAGCTGAAAAGATCCTCATCTGCCGATAAGCAAACTCCTTTCCAATACAAATTCTTGGGCCAGCCTAGTCAACCACAAACAAATAAGTGCTCCCAAAAGTAGAAATTAGATAAGTTCATGTGCCTGATCTAGGATTCCCCTCTTGAAGGTGGAAGAAGAGAATGACTAGAACAAAGGTAATTACTGTGAATGTCTATATATAATACTTTGATTATTACCTGGAAAGCTGTGAACTTTGAAGGGCTTTCTTGTTGGAAAACTCCATCTTCATCAAACCATCTTTCTGGCTTGAACTCTGCAGCATCTTCACCCCATATGAATTTCATCCTGCCCATGACATAAGGTTGGTAGGCAATCATGTCTCCTTTTTTAACACTGTATCCATCTGGCAAGGTATCATCTGAAAAACAAATTTTTCCATCCTGCAACATCAAGGTGTGATGGTTAAATTAGAAGAATATAAGTATTGGTTTATTCTTGAATTTAGGAACAAATTAAGTTTATTTACCACAGCAACTGCAGGATAAAGTCTTAGAGTTTCAGTTAATGCTGCAAAAAGATATTGCATCTTGTCAAGGTTTTCCTCAGTCAGACTTGCTGCAAACTCATTGAATGATTTATTCTCATTCATATTAGTGGCTTCCTTCACTTCTTTTGCAATTTTTTCCTGTATGTGAGGATGCTTGCAGAGCATGTAAAGAAACCAGGAAAGGGTAGTTGCTGTTGTGTCTCTGCCTGCAACTAAGAAATTTAGGACAATGTCTCTCAAGTACTTTGGATCAGTCTCATTCAATTCCAGGAATCTCGACAAGATATCGTCTTTCTTTAACTGCAATATCCCCATGAGACCAAAATATTAGATCACATAAGTAATTTGATCATCAGCAACACAGAAATCTAAGTTTGTTTAACTTACTGAAACTTCACTAGGTGAGTTTTTATTCTGTTCAATCCTTTTGCGGATTAGTTTATACATGAAACTGTCGATCACTTTGAGATTTTTCCTTAATTCCGCTTCGGATCCAATATTCAGATACTTCTTGATCGGCCAAAGAATATCAACATAACGCCATAGTGTCAGAGCACTTGAATCATCAAAAGCATTGGCAAACTTGGCCCCCTCTGTTGATCCACCCATACTATCCAGTTCTACACCGAATCCCACTTTGAAAATTGAGTCCAAGGTAGATTTCATGAATAGATCCTGTTCATGAATTATGGAGTTAATACGTTAATCCCTTCTTACAGAGAGTCCAAACCAACTTTTTTTAATAACTTGTTTAGCAGATTTATTAGCCAATACTACTTACTTGAATATCAAAGACCTCATTAGAGGTTGCAGCCTCAGATAGTTTTTGTGCAAGTCTTACTGCATTCCTTCGGAAAACTATGCTGCTGAAGTCCCTTAACACCTTTGCTGAGAACTCATAACTTGACACCTTTCTCTGATGGCGCCACTTCTCACCATCGACAGTAAAGATCCCATCACCGAGGAGATCACTCAAAATGCTGTAGTTATGCCACccctggaagaagaagaagaaaaaaatatgttttttaacggctagcttttaaggatgagttatACCCAAGTCctaacaattggtatcaaagccagggCAGGGTCTgatggtatcaaagccagaGTGTGATAGTACTCAAATTTCTTACCTTTCCATAATTTGGGAAGTTTGTTTTGAGTATGTACTCAACATTTGCAGGGTCTGCTGTATAGACCTCATTACGGAAAGGGCTGAGCAACCTATAAGTTCCATATTTGGCAGAAAGCTCAGTCATGTAATCATGTAACCTGTTGAAGTTCAGTAACTGATTGAAAATGGTGCCTGCAATAGGGTGATATCTCTGCTTCTTCCCTGTAAATACTTTGAAGAAGGTGAATATAGAAAGTGTCACAGCAAAGGCTGCAACTGTGAAGGATATAGGATTGGAGAGAAAACCCATAAGCTCCATATTGGTAAACTGGTAAGGAAGAAGGAGCTGCACCGTAGCTTATTTATCTTCAATTCCTGGATAGATCTAGGAAGAAGTTGACAAGTAGATGAAGATTTTTTAATGACAATGGAAGACTCTTGGGACCATTGGAGGGGTAAAGAAGATGATAAAGATGTaacttttaatttaaaaaaaaaacagatataTAGGACTGGTTTTTCCTTGTGGGGGTAGATTGCAACATATGATGGGCCCAAAACTCGTTCCACTTGCACACACTGAGCCATAATTAGAAGATGACTGATCTGCAATTTTTGTAGTTTAGCTGAACACCGTTTCTGGAATTTCTTTGCAGTAGAAAAGTATTAATGATAATTGATCTCTGATATCATCCTGGATGGAGAAAAAAACCATGGCCAGTTttctagaaaaaagaaaaaattggcTAATCAGATAACTGACACAAGCAATTTAAAATCTTAAAAGCAAGGTTACATGATTTTAAAGCAAGGTTACTTTTGTTGAATAGAATTCGGGATATTTAAAATAGGAGAAAGAGGACGCCGCCCTTGCTTGTGACATAGGGGTGTGCGAAATGACTGAACCTAGAAATGATCAGTAATTAAGGCGTTGTGTCTAGCGCAATCAAGTggaattctttctcccataaaataGAGAGAGGGATCCCGCTATATACAGTGCAAATGTATATTGGAATATTTATAAGTATATATTGGCATTTTACATGCCAAGTCAATGGAGGAGATGAGAGGAAGTATATTTCactatatacatacatacatacatacgaGGCATATGAGACTAATGATGAGAGAGAATGTCATCATTGTGAGGGGAGTATATCttagcaatttggatcctctactactgagctgcccggtaggaccgtgctgcccagacacgatgGTACATGCAATGTCCGCCATatccctgcccaaatgccttgctcgaatgggggtaaggcgatcattgcgcgCAACACCATGTTTGGGCAGCACAATCCTACCagacagctcgacagtagaggatctggatccatatCTTAGTGACGTCTATTTTTCCCCCGTTTGACCATAGAATTATAatgatttattttttggctACAGAATCATAATGAAAATGATAGATGTAGAAAATGGCAATGAAGCTTTAATAATGGAACCTGAGAGGGAAAATGGATCCTGACCAAATTCATTGATTGCTTAGttttaaaatattatattttttgggtataagGGTGAAACATAATTGAGTTCCTCTGCACGTATATTGAcaggattgggctcctctcccgCGTGGTAGGCTTCGATCCACACGCCAGCATGTCGGGATATGTACTGATGTAAGGATCGGAGCTCCACAGTTGCACGATGTTTGCTGCACGCCGTGCAGCGCACTTGTGCGCTAGagctggagaggatccggatctgCATTGACCTACATGTATAGGTTAGATGCCAACACCTGTCTCATTTGCTATCAATTAAAGGGTGAAGAGGGGCATTTATGGAAGTAAAAAGGACATGTTGGGATCTGATTTATACGTACAAGTGGGCATACATGCAGAGGAATTGAACTCGGAATAAACACCATAATCCCCAAGGCCCAACCGAACATTCAAggtatttatggaagcaaaaagGACATTTGTTGGGACCTGACTTATACGTGCAGGAGAGTGTACGTGTAGAGGAACTGAACTCAGGATAATCGTCACCTCACCCATAATCCCCAAGGCCCAACTCAACATCCTCCCCACAtaagagaatggatcatctacaCGTACGTGCAGGAAAACGTACATCTAAGAGGCAACCATATGTtccttttgtttccataaatacccctcctcccctaataatgaaaaaaatgagacatgtgATTGCCTCTCACATTTATGTGAATATACACGCAAAGGAACTGAACTCCCCCACATAAGGTGGGATCTGATTTTCTCTTTTCAGCACTGTCATCAATTGGAGATCCTACCACcaagctaggggtgtcaaaaatgAGATTGGAGACTGAATTAATCAAAATCAATCACTTCTTATTGGTTTAgtgttggttttggttttaagaaCACATTAAGAGTGAAACTAACTGGTCTAAATGTTTTGAACGATCAAAATCAACTGTCTGAACCaaaactagattttttttttaaagtgataaattcaatttttttgtttcattttcttaatATGAACAATTGAGACCAGACCGATATTATACCAATAATATACTAAAACCGACCATACCAATAGCtatggttttggtttgatttttaacGACCAAACACTTATCCATTTGGTTTCCATTTGACCGGGTGTATAAAAAATCAATAGCAACTTATCCAAACCGGTTTGAACCAATCTAGTTTGAATCTTGGAcaacatgttttttttaaagaaaataaattaaggataaattacatgtcacc is a window encoding:
- the LOC122664068 gene encoding cytochrome P450 704C1: MELMGFLSNPISFTVAAFAVTLSIFTFFKVFTGKKQRYHPIAGTIFNQLLNFNRLHDYMTELSAKYGTYRLLSPFRNEVYTADPANVEYILKTNFPNYGKGWHNYSILSDLLGDGIFTVDGEKWRHQRKVSSYEFSAKVLRDFSSIVFRRNAVRLAQKLSEAATSNEVFDIQDLFMKSTLDSIFKVGFGVELDSMGGSTEGAKFANAFDDSSALTLWRYVDILWPIKKYLNIGSEAELRKNLKVIDSFMYKLIRKRIEQNKNSPSEVSLKKDDILSRFLELNETDPKYLRDIVLNFLVAGRDTTATTLSWFLYMLCKHPHIQEKIAKEVKEATNMNENKSFNEFAASLTEENLDKMQYLFAALTETLRLYPAVAVDGKICFSDDTLPDGYSVKKGDMIAYQPYVMGRMKFIWGEDAAEFKPERWFDEDGVFQQESPSKFTAFQAGPRICIGKEFAYRQMRIFSALLLGCFVFKLNDEKKPVHYRTMLNLHIDGGLFLRVSQRLGSEKPINA